The Pseudomonas sp. FP198 genomic interval TCGATCGCTTTCACCCGGCAGGCCTGGTCGAACCGGTAGCGGTTGCCGTCATTCACCAGCCCGAGGATATAACCTGCCGATTCGCCGTTCACGCCTCTGACCAGTGCCTCATAGGCAAAGGCCGTGCGCGTGCGGACATTGACGATCGGTTGGAACGCCATGGTGAAATCAAATCCCAATGCAGAATGGTCGCGACACTCGGCGCAACCAAGGGATTTGAACGTTTGAGGAGGTGAAGATGCGGTCATATCAGTGTTCCGTCGCGGCAGCGGGCGTCCCTGTGATGCAGAAACTATAGGCAATCTCCCTTGAATCGGCACGGGCTGCGCTTTCTGGAGTGCGGTCGGGCCCGCGTTACGCAATTAACAACGTTTAACTCGCCGCTGCGCGCGACCTCACCAAAAAATGGCGCTCTGTCCAGGCCTTGGTTCACACGGAAAAGTCGCATGTCGCTCGCATCCACAAACATGATTGTACCCAGGCCAGCACCGGTCGCCCTGAAGCCGATCTGGCTGCTGGCTTTGCTCGCGGGAAGCGCACCCGCACTGGCGGGACAAACCGCCGAGGGTTTCCTGCAAGGGGCGTCATTTGAGGTGCTGAGCCGCAACTTCTACCTCAACAATGACTACCGGTCCCCTACCCCGGCGGGCAAGAGCTACAAGGCGGAATGGGCCCAGGGCTTCATCGCCACGTTCGAGTCCGGCTTCACGCCCGGTATCGTCGGTGCAGGTATCGACGCCCATGGGTTCGTCGGTTTGAAACTGGACGGCGGCAAGGGCCACTCGGGGACGGGATTGCTGCCGCTGGACGACGACGGACGCAGTGAGGACGGATACTCCAGCGCCGGCGCTGCGCTGAAATTCAACACCTCACGAACCACCTTGGCGCTGGGCGAAATGACCGTCGCGACACCGGTATTCGATACAGCTGACAAGCGCCTGCAACCGGAATACGCCAGCGGCGTGTTGCTGTCGAGCCAGGAATTCGCTGAGGTCGATTTGCAGGCGGGTCATTTCAACGCCTTCAAGAACCAGGATGCCTCCACCGCCAAAGGCGATTTCTCTGGTTATGGGGCAAGTACCCGCCACGGCAGTATCGACTTCATCGGTGCCGACCTGTTCAGCGGCCGCACGGTGGGCGGCGCGCTCTATGCTTCCGAGCTGAGCGACACCTGGCGCCAGTACTACGCCAATGTGCATTCGACGCTGGGCCAGTTGTTCCTCGACGGTAACGTCTACTACACCCGCGACCATGGCCAGGCCAGCGCAGGCGCCATCGACAACACGGCCTTCAGCCTGTCCGGCAAATATCGACATGAAGCCCAGGCATTCACCTTGGCGTATCAGAAAATCAACGGCGACACGCCTTTCGATTTCGTCGGTGGCGACTCCATCTACCTCGCCAACTCGATCAAATACGCCGATTTCAATGGCCCGGGCGAACGCTCCTGGCAGGCTCGTTAC includes:
- a CDS encoding OprD family porin; this encodes MIVPRPAPVALKPIWLLALLAGSAPALAGQTAEGFLQGASFEVLSRNFYLNNDYRSPTPAGKSYKAEWAQGFIATFESGFTPGIVGAGIDAHGFVGLKLDGGKGHSGTGLLPLDDDGRSEDGYSSAGAALKFNTSRTTLALGEMTVATPVFDTADKRLQPEYASGVLLSSQEFAEVDLQAGHFNAFKNQDASTAKGDFSGYGASTRHGSIDFIGADLFSGRTVGGALYASELSDTWRQYYANVHSTLGQLFLDGNVYYTRDHGQASAGAIDNTAFSLSGKYRHEAQAFTLAYQKINGDTPFDFVGGDSIYLANSIKYADFNGPGERSWQARYDLDLGTLGIPGLSFMARYVTGNGIDGSHAPRGGAYNPFDSDTGTYSPQQGDGGRHWERDLDLHYVVQSGPAKDLSLQLSHVTHRANSAQAGDDIDRLYVVIQYPLKLGPF